AACAATGACCAGGCCATCAACCAGTTTTCCCTGAGCTACCTGAAGCAGCTGGTGCAAACCTGCCACGATTTCATCCACAAAGTATATTATCCGGACATTGTCGCCATCGCCGGATTTTATAAGGACTACGCCCATATCGGCGCGTCCAACCCCAACTTTTTCTGCACCGGGGCTCCGTCTGAAATCAACGCGGGCGCTCCCGCCGGCAAAGGCATGATCAAGCCCGGCGTGCTGCTGAACGGGGACTACAGGAACGTGCTCCCCTTTGACCAGGACAAGATCAGGGAATTCGTCACCAGCTCCTGGTACAAATACTCGGAAGGCAGGGACGCGGGCCTGGCACCGTATGACGGGGAGACGAATGCGGACTACAACGGCCCCAGGCCGCCCTACAAATGGCTTTCCGACCGCCCGCAGTACACCTGGGTGAAAGCCCCGCGCTATGACGGCCACGCGATGGCCGTGGGCCCGAACGCCCGCATGATGATTGGCTACGCCCAGGGGGTTCCCGCCATCGTGGAACGGGTGGACGCCGCCTGCGACAAGCTGGGCCTGCCGCGCGACAACGCTTTCATGAACTCCACGCTGGGCCGCGTGTACGGCCGTGCGCTGGACGCCCTGATCAACGTGGACATGATGGTGGACCAGCTCCAGGAAATGACGGACCGCATCAGGAACGGGGAAACCGCCACCTTCAACCCGGAAAAATGGGAGCCGGAAACCTGGCCCTCCTCCTGCAAGGGCGTGGGCTGGGTGGAAGCGCCCCGCGGCAGCCTGAGCCACTGGGTGCGGATTGAAAACGGCCAGACGGCGAATTACCAGGCCGTGGTCCCCAGCACCTGGAACAGCTCCGGCCGGGACGCGGAAGGGCAGATGGGGCCATACGAATATTCCCTGGCCCATACCGGGAAACACCCGCTGGTGGACCCCTCCCGCCCGGTGGAACCCCTGCGCACCATTCACAGCTATGACCCGTGCCAATCCTGCGCCGTCCATTTGTTTGACGAAGAAGGGGAAGCCATTCTGACCAGACAGGACCCGTGAAAACGACTCTTATCGATAACGACCTCACCCTGGCGGTGGAGGATGCCATTCCGGCCAGTCCGGTGTACGCTCCGGAGGAAATCCTGGCCCTGGCCGTGTGCGCCTCCCCCAACGGCAGCAGGGACGCGGGAGACCTGGCCCTGCTCCACGCCGCGCGGGAACGCGGCATAACCCTCCCTTACGCCCAGCGGGAAAACTCCTGGGAGGCGCCCTCCCGGGAGAGGCCGTACAGCACGGCTGTTCTGAAAGCCGCGGATAAGGCGGACGCCGCCCCTTTCATGGTAGCCCGCGGCAATCTGAAAGCGCTGGAAAATCTGTGCGAAGTCAGCTCCCTGGAAAAGGAGCGCATGAACAAGGCTTTCAAGGAACATTCCCCCTCCGGCTTTGAACCCGTGGCCGTGGCCGTCCACCGGTCCGGCGCGCCGTGGCGCCTGCTGGGCGTCGTGCCCATGCACGCCATGAGGGACGTGCGCCGCCTCTCCATGGCCAGGGCCAACTTCCGCTACTTCCACGTCTGGGACTGGCCTCTGCGCGTGCTGCACTGGACGTGGGTGCTCTGCATCATCGGCCTGTCCGCCACCGGCATCTGCATCGCGGAAGGGTGGTTCCTGAAAATGGGGGATCTGCACGGGGCTTTCCAATTCGGGACGCTCCGTTTCGTGCATTATGCGCTGGGGTGGGTCCTGGTGGTGGTGATGATGCTGCGTTTTTCCTGCTTCTTCATGGCCTCCAACAAATACCAGAGCTTCCGGGCCCTGTTCCCCGTCTCCAGACAGGAGTGGAAGGATCTGTACGCCACGGCGGTGGACTACCTGTTCGCCCGCAGTTATGACGGCCCCCGCTACATCGGCCACAATCCCCTGCAGCAGTGGACATACACGGGCGTGTACGTCCTGTTCACCACCATGGTGGTGACCGGGCTGGCCCTGTACGCCCTGTATGAGCCGCGCCACTGGTTCTACCGCTGGTTCATGCCGCTGAACGACCTGATAGGCATTCCGTACGTGCGCCTGGTGCATCTGGTGGGCATGTGGTGCTTCATCATCTTCGCCATGATCCACGTGTACCTTTCCATCCTTTCCGGGAACGTGGACCGGGACGGCACCATCTCCTCCATGTTCAGCGGCGGACGATGGCTGCGCAAGGGCGTCAAATTCCGGGATGAATAACTCTCCGCTCTCCCCTCTGCCATGAAACCGGAGCCATACACGGAAGAACTGCGGGGCTGCCCCGTGAAGGGGAATGCCTATCCCGTGCTCGTGCTGGGCATCGGGAACCCGCTCATGGGGGATGACGGCGCGGGCGTGGAGCTGGCCCGCCGCCTCCAGGAACGGGATTACGGCCCGCTGGTCCACGTGGAGGAAGGGGGGACGCTGGGCATGACCCTGCTGCCCCTGCTGGAAGATGCGGACACGCTCATCCTGCTGGACGCCGTCAGGACGGGGGCCCGGCCGGGAACCGTCGTCACGCGCAGCCGGGAAGAACTGCCGCGCCACTTTTCCCGCGTGATATCGCCCCACCAGATAGGCATGAAGGAAGTGCTGGGGGCGGCCCAGCTGTGCGGCACGCTGCCGCGCGCCATCACGCTGGTGGGAGTGGAGGCCCTGCATACGGATTTTTGCCGCCCCATGTCCGCGGAGGTGCTGGAAGCGTTGCCGAAGGCGCTGCACACGGCGGAGGCCCTCATCGCCCGCGCCCTGGCGGAACATCAGGCCCGGAAAAACGCCCATGCATGAAGTAGGCATCATGGAAGGCGCGCTGGACATGGCCCGGCGGCTCATGGAAAAACACGGAGGCAGCAGGCTGAGGCGCGTGCACATGACCCTAGGCAGCCTGAGCGGCGTGGTGCCGGAAGCGCTTCAATCCGCCTTCCTGGCCCTGAAAGACTCGTATGCGGCGCAGGATGCGGTCCTGGACGTCACCTGGGTGGAGGCCGTGTGCCGCTGTGACGCATGCCGGGCGGATTTTTCCTTCACGGAACACGGCTACATCTGCCCCGGCTGCGGAGAACCGGCCCTGGCCATCCTGCGCGGGCGGGAACTGGAGCTGACCCGCGTGGAATGGGAATGAACAGCGCTTCTTCCGGAAAAAATAAAGGAAATTTGCCCGAACATTTTCCCCGGACGGAGAGTCTAATCCCGTTGGGGCGCCTCCACCGCGCCGCAAACGTCAAACCAGCTATGCAACCGGAGCCATGAGCAATATCAACCCATTTATTCTAACAGGGATGATGCCGCTTTCAGCCTCATCCATGAACCGGGTCTCCTACATGTGCCCTGTCACCATCAGCAACGATGTGGTGCAGGGCCAGACGGACATTCAGGATTCCCTTACCGTTGATTCCGGCGGAAATCTTTACATCATCAACGCCCCCGTTTACGTAGGCGGCCCCAATCAGCCGGACCACGGGCACCGCACCGCCCACCTCGTCATCCGGAACGGAGGCGCCATGACGCTCCTGGGAAACCTGCCGGACCATATGACCGTTTTCCTGGGGGACAAGGCCAACGGCAGCCTGGAAATCAACGGCGGCCGCCTTCTGATGGGCCAGGGGCGCATTCAGGGCTCCAGGGAGCATGAAGGCAGAATCGCCATGGCGGACGGCTGGCTCTTCGCCTCGGAAGTGGATCTGCCGGCGGAGGGCTCGGAACTCGTCATCAGGCACGGCCTGATGCGGATTAAAAAACTCTCCGGCAACGCGTCCACCCGCATTTACGGCGGCGTCCTGCATGTGAAGGAGGAAGCCCGCGCCAGCCGCATCCATTTGATAGACGACGGCGTGCTGCTGCTGGGCAGCGTCACCAGCCAGCCCTCCGCGGACGTCATGGCCGGAGCCGGCATCAACTTCCGCGGGGACGGCGGGGCGCTGGTCATCCGCATCCCCCACCCGGAACATGCTCTGACGCGCACGCGGGAAGCGGAACACGTCTTTGACGAACTGCTCCGGAGAGGCAAGCTCTTTCATGACAGCGAACCCATGGCCAGCTTCCAGGGGTTCCACATGAGGGAGTTCACGGGACATGACGGACTGACGTACGCCGCGCTGCGCCCCTCCGCCCAGCTGGACGCGGAACAGAACCAGGTCACCCGCCTGCTCCATGCGTTCATGTACGGCGGCGGTGAAAAGGACATGCCCATCTAATTCCCTCCGGCAAGGAAAGCCCTCATCAAAAAAACCGCCGGCATTCAGCGCCGGCGGTTTTTAAGTCTGTTGATCTGTTGAGAAACGGAAAAACGTTATTTCAGGAATTTAATCGTGAAGGGAGGCACATAATCGTAATCCCCGTTCGCCGCCTTGACGGCAGCGATGATGGAGAAAACGATCCAGGCGATGACCACCACGGGGGCGAGCACGAACCCGATCAGGATCAAACATGAAAGACAGGCCGCAACCGTATAGATCGCCCAGGAAATCTGGGCGTTCAGAATATTCTTTCCTACTTTGTCCACCAGAGGGTTGGCGTCCCTCCAGACCAGCCAGCAGATCAGGGGAGGAATAATGTTCACGCCGGCGGAGCCTCCGAAAAAGACGGACACCAGCGGGGAAACCGCCGTCAGGATAGCCTGCGTTTTATCCGATTGTTTCTCAGGGGCGGGCTCCTGAACCGGTTCCTGGATGATTTGTTGTTCTTCGTCCATAAAATGAAAGCAATGGAAAGCGGATGAAGGTGAACGGAAACCTTTTCCGCTTCATTCCGCCTTAATGAAACCTTTTTTACATATTCCTCCCCGTAGTCAAGCTTCCAGACCGTCCTTTTCCTGCATAAAAAACGCTCTCCGGCAATCATCCTTGCCACCACAAAGGCCGGGAGCCATACTGCCGGACATGACCCAAGCCCTGACGCTGCTCGTCTTTTCCGTCTGTCTGGGGGCCTGTGCCCCGGAAGTACGGGAAATCCCTCCTCCCGCCTCTTCCGTCACCCGCCGTGAAGCCCTGGCAGCCAGCCGGGCCTACACCTCCATGATTTGGCGGGGCTCTGTCCGGAATGTCCGCCACGAAACGGACGGGGACGGCATCCGGACAGACACGCCGGACGCCTCCGCAGCCGGATATGATGCCGGAGCATGGTGGAAGCCAGGCATGCGCTCCACCGGCATGCCGTATAAATGGGGCGGCTTCGACACCCCGCGGCAGTTCTCCGAACGCCTGAAGGCGGACGCAGCCAACGGAGGGCTCCCCGCCGCGGCCGGAGACATGGGCACCCCGGAAAAGCAGGCCGCGGGAGACGCCGCCGTCAGCCGCTTTGCCGCCGGAGTGGACTGCTCCGGCTTCGTCTCCCGCTGCTGGCGGCTGGACAGGCCCTTTTCCACACGGGAACTCCCCGCCCTCTGCACGCGGCTTCCCTCCTGGGAAGACCTCCGGACGGGAGACATCCTGATCGCGCCGGGGCGCCATGTGCTCCTGTTCATTCAGTGGGAGGGAACGGAAAAGAACAGGTTCCTGGGCAGTGAAGCCGGCCCCCTGCCTGCCTGGAAATGTTCGGAGCATGTGTTCAGCCGCCCCATGCTGGAAAACAGCGGCTACCGCCCCATGAGATACAGGGGCATGCGGGACTGAAAACAGGTTCCTGAGCATCCGTCATCCCCCTTCTTTCCCGGAACAGGAACAAGAGGAAAGACATCGGGAAACATTCCGCAAGTTCTTCGCCCTCCCTTCCATAAAAAGAAGCCCGGCATCCCCCATGCGGCAGGGATGCCGGGCTTGCCGGCCAGTACGACCCGCCAAAGGCGGCGGACGTTCACATGCCGGGAATTACAACGGCTGTACGTTCATATGGAACACCTTCCCCTGGAAGGAGGAGCCAAGTTCCTTCAGAGGCAGAATGAACGTGGAACGGTGCACTTTGGGACGATGCTTGAAGTTGTCCGGAAAATCCTTGGCCTTGTCGGAAAAATTCTTCAGCACGGCAGTTCCGGCAAGCTCCCCGTCAAGCAGCAGGCTGGTTTTTTCCGGTTCCCCCACAATTTCCACCTTGACCTTCCGGCCCACGGGCAGCTTGGCGCCGAAGGAAAATTCCAGAGAATCGTCACGGCGGAATCCGACGGTGCCGTCCTTCATGACCGCCAGCAATTCTCCTTCAGGAGCGGAAAGAAGCACCTGCTCTTTCCCTTCCGGAGCGGCAGTCAATTCCAGTTCCATCGTCAGGCGGTAATTCGGCCCCAGGGCAGGCTTGCCCAGCTTCTGGGGGAGGGCGGAAGGCTTCACCGTAAAGGGCTGGTTATCCTTCCATTTGTGCAGGGGATTGGTGCGCGGAGCGTTGCCGATGGAGGAAACCAGCTCACGATGCTGCTCAAACGTATCCGGAGCCTTGGCGGTTCCCCACAGTTTCTGGCTGAGCACGTCCATGGAACCGGAAATGATCCCCCAAATGTCATAAGGGGCGTATCCCGTATGCATAATGTCCGTTTCATCATTCCAGACGGCGAAGGTGCCCCCGAGGAGCTGGGGATGCCCGGAAGGTAGCGTTTCATTGCCGATGCGGTTGGGAATCCAGTTATTATACAATCCCTTATGGTTTCTGTCCATCCGGTAGTAACCGGCAAAGGGAACGATATAAAGGGCCCCGTCGTTCGTATTGATCACATCATAGCCCTGGTTGACGGCCTCCCACGCTCTCATCCAGCCGGTATTCCAAAGGTTCATCTGGACGCCCTTGCTGACTACCGGGGTCTTGCCCGGCTTGGTGCTCAGGCTTCCCCAGATGCGGGGCGTATAACCGCGCTTGAGGGCATGGCTGAGCACGGCGTTCGCAAAGTGGCGGTAATCTTCCTTGTCCCCATAGAATTCATCCGCCCCCACATGCACCACGCCGCAGTCCGCGAACACGGGACGGCCCAGCTTGGGGTCCTTCAGCAGGTATTCGTCAAAAACCTTGCTCACCAGGTCAATCGTTTCCGGGTTGGCGGCGTCCAGCATCTCGCAGCGGCGCTTCTCATGATTCATGGGCCCTTTGTAAATGAGATCGGGCCGCAGGCGGGTAAAGGAAAGGGCATGCCCCGGCGTGTCGAACTCCGGAACAATATTGACGCCGTACTTCTTGGCATAGCTGACCAGGTCGGCGAATTCCTTCTTGGTATAAAAAAGGTCCTTGGCCGTCAGGGGCGTGCCGTCCTTCCCCTTCATGTTGGATTCCAGGCGGAAGGCCGCATAGCTTTCCTTGAACGGATCATGGCCGTTGTCCACATAATGCTCGTGGAAAATATAGTTGTTGTTGATGACCAGGTGCAGGTCATTCATCTTGTACCAGGCCATGGTGCGGATCACGTCCTTCAGGTAACTGAGGGGGTAAGGCGTGCGCGCGACATCAAGCATGAAACCGCGGAGCTGGTAGCGCGGGAAATCCACGGCCGTGCCGCAGGGCACGCTGCCGGGCGTCTGGCGGAGCATCTGCAGCAGGGTGCGCGTACCCCAGAACAGGCCGGTGGGAGCCGCCGCGCCAAGACGGACGCCGTCCCTGGCAATCTGGAGCCGGTATCCTTCCCTGCCCAGATTGCCGCCCTTCACCAGGGAAAGGGAAATATCCGCCTTCGCCCCGGGGGCGACGAGCTTGACCTTCTTTCCCAGCACGTCTTCCATATCCGCCGCGAACAATTTGCCCAGCTCCTTGTCCGGGCATGCTACGGTAACCGTATTCCCCAGCTTGTATTCTCCCTGCCCCCCCTTCCATTGCAGGATTTCCGGGATGATCCGCGGCTTGGGATTGCCCTGGGCGGCCTGAGGAGCCTGAAGCATGATTTCATAATCCTTGCTGACGGCTTCCTTGCCGTCCTTGGTCACCTTGAAGCTGACGTTGACGGGGGTATCTGAAATAACAGGGGCTATCTTGCCTTTGCTGTTAACGAGCTGCTCATAGTCGGCCCCTAGCAGTTTAATCTGGGCTCCGGAAGCGCTCGGCATGGGCAGCTGCTTTGCCCCGGCTTTCACCGGGGGGATGGAAAGGGAATCCGCAATCTGCTTGGCGTCCTGCCCCATCAGGGGAGATGCGGCAAGAACGGCGATCATCAGGAATAGGTTGTTCTTCATGTTCTGGTCTTGTTTAGGAAAAGGAAATGTCTGATTAGCTCCAAAAACTACGCGGCCGCCGCCCCTTTCTTGCAGAGAAAGGGAAAAAAGCGGAGGAATTCTCCCTCTCTACGCCGGACGAGACAGCCACTCCGCCCAAACGGATTGCCGCGCGCCGGGCTTCACGAAGGAAAACCGCCGGTCAAAGGGGGAGACTTTCCCTCTTGTTTCAATAAATTATTATCCCAAAGAACCCGTTGTTGGCGAGATAAAAAAACGGAAGGCCCGTGCGGCAGCCAAAAAAGACGCCGCGCGGCGGCCCAACGCCGCCCCACGGCAAAAAACGGGAGCCGCCGCCTCTGCCGGGGACAACCGGCCCCGGACAGGAATAAATAAAATCAGGCGCGGATATCCATCACCTCTCCGGCGGGAAAGCGCACCTTGGCCTCGCGGGCATAAGAGTCGTCCTTGGCGCGGTAGCCCAGCGCCACCCCCACCACGGAGCGGTACGGCGTGCCGTCCAGCCCCAGAATTTCATCATATTTGGCGCTGTCCATGCCGCCGATCGTGCAGGAATCCACCCGCAGGGCGGCGGCGGCGCTGAGCAGGAACCCCACGGCGATGTACACCTGGCAATCCAGCCACGCATGCATCTTTTCCGGCGTCAGCGCTTCCACGTAACTGGTATAGAAACCGGCGGAGGAAGCCAGCTTTTCCGCGGAAGGGCGGCGCGTGAATTCAATCTGGGCCAGGTAGCGGTCCACATCCCGCCTGGTGGCGGAGCGCCGGGAGCACAGCACCACGTAATGGGAGCAGTCCTCCACCTGGGACTGGTTCCAGGAAACCTCCCGCAGGCGCGCCTTCAGTTCCCTGTTGGTCACCACGACAAACTTCCAGAGCTGAAGCCCCAGGGAGGAGGGGCTGAGACGCAGGCTTTCCGCCAGCGCATGCCAGACAGGCTGCTCAAGGCGGGCTTCGGGATCAAATTTCTTGCAGGCGTAACGCCATTCCAGACCGTCAATATACTGTTCCGGGGAAATCGTCATGCAGGGTGAGACAGAAAAACGGAGAAACTGTTTAAAGAACCTCTTTCAATACCTCAATGCAGCGGGCGTTCTCCGCGGGAGTGCCCACGCTGATGCGTATCCATTCCGGCAGTCCGTACCCGTCCTGCGCGCGGACGATGACCCCCCTGGCGAGCATATCCTGGAACACCTGCCTGCCCCGGCCCACCTTCACCAGGATAAAGTTGCCCTGGCTGGGAATCCATTCCAGGCCCATTTCCCGGAAAGCCTGCTCATAAAAACGCATGCCTTCCTTATTGTTCTCCACGGTGCGGCGCACATGCTCCCGGTCCTCCAGGGCGGCCAGGGCGGCCTCCTGGGCCAGTACATGCAGGTTGAACGGAGCGCGCGCCTTGTGCAGCATGCTGCAAACCTGTTCCGGAGCAAGGCCGTAGCCCACGCGCAGCCCCGCCAGGCCGTAAGCCTTGGAGAAGGTGCGCAGAACAACCACGTTGCGGCCTTCCCGCACAAATTTGAGGGTATCCGGAGGATTGTCGGAAAACTCCCGGTACGCCTCGTCAAAGACCACCAGCACATGTTCCGGCACCTTCGCCATGAAATCGTCTATTTCCTGCTGCCCTACGACGGTGCCGACGGGATTGGTGGGATTCGTAATGAACACGACGCGCGTATTGTCCGTAATGGCGTCCAGGAAACCGTTCAGGTCATGCGTCCAGTCCTCCTTGTTGGGCACTTCCACGTACGCGGCGCCAAACAGCTTGGACATGATGGGGTACATGGAAAAGGCGTGTTTGGCGGCCACCACCTCCGCACGGGGATTCAGCAGGGCATGGCAGATCAGTTCAATCACTTCGCTGCTGCCCGTGCCCACTACTGTCTGGTTGAACTCCACGCCGCAGAACTCCGCGATGGCGGAACGCAGGCGGAAAGCCGCGCCGTCCGGATAGATGTTCACGCCGGCTGCCGCACGGGCAATCGCCTCCACCGCTTTCGGGGACGGCCCCAGGGGATTTTCATTAGACGCCAGTTTCACAATATCATGGGGATCCAGGCCCAGTTCCCGGGCCGTCTCCTCAATCGGCTTGCCCGGCTGATAAGCCACCAACTCCAGCACATGCTGATTTGCGAAACTCTCAATACTCATAGCGGCGGCATGTTACCGCCATTCCCCGTTTCTGGCAATACGGATTTCCATGCGGCCGGACCTTGGGAATATGGCAGCCTTTCAACCGCGCCGGCGCTGCCGGAAGAAGGCCCCCTTTCCCGGAATTTCCCCCTTCTTCCTGAAACGCCTTTCTTCCGGAGAAAGGCAGCCGTCCTCCTTCTCCGGCAGATTTCCTCCTGCTTCAAAGACGAGCCGCTCAACAAGTTCTTCCATGCTCAAGGAGGGTAAAACATTCCCCTTAAAAGAAAGGGGAGACGGCATTCCGCCATGAGCGGGGAATCGGCCCCGCGGACCGCCCCGCACGCCTATTTTTCACGTCTGCGGTCCCCGCGCGGACGGCTGCGCAGAGTCTGGTATCCGGCCACAAGAAAGGCGAACGCGGTCACCGCCAGAAAGGAACGGAACAGCCAGGCCAGAAGTTCCCAGTAAATCTCCTGAGTCATGCGGAAGGTTTTTTGCCGGAATCGGGAACGTTTCCCAAATCTTCCCGGAGGCGTTTGACGGCACAGGCAATCAGGGTGGCCTTATCCAGCTGGCAGCGTTCCATGTTCAGCGCGTCCGCTTCCGCATCCCGGAAGAAATGGACCGACAACGGCATTTTCCCCTTGATTTGAATTTTTTTCTGACTCTTTTTTTTATTTTCCGTCTTCATAAAAATCCTTTTTTTGGTGCAATAACGGCCTCAACTGCCCTTTTGCACCTCAACAATGCACCTTAAACGGTATTTCCGTCAACAAAAATATACCATTAAAATGACTTTATGCAAAAAAGATTGAAGAATCGCACCATTTTCGTTACAAAAGGCGCATGAGTGAGAATCAGGACGAACTCAAAATGCAGATCAAGGCCTGGCTGAAACAGCAGAACATTTCCCGCAATGATTTTGCGGCGGAATGCTTCGTGTCTCCCAACACGGTCCGCAACTGGCTTGCCAAGGTAGCCATCCCCAAAGACAAGGAAGCTCTCATCCGGCTCATGATGGAAAAGACGGAAAGGGAGAAAAAATTGAAGCAGGCGGCAAGAGCCAATTGGAAACCCTTTGTCGTCATGCTGAGTTTCGAGGATTACAAACTCATTGAAGAAGCCGCCAGGATGGACAACATGACGGTGGAGGAATGGGCGGAAGCCACCCTAATCAAGGATGCCCAGAAGAGGATGAAAAATTATTACGACGACGAAAACAGCCTTCCGGACAATGTATTCCTGGCGGCGGAAGTCCCGGAGGAATACGGAGCGCCCAGGCGTTCCGGCCCTTCATCGTCACCGCCTTCTTCTTCCCGCCGCAAACCGCGGCACTAAATCATGGAGGGCATGGCATCCCGCCAGCGCCACCCCTCTGGCTGCCCCGCCTGCCGGCGTGCAGTTCCGCCGAACGCTTCCCCAGGAGCCGGGAACGCCGGTCGTTTTTGCGGCGTGCCGGATCCGCTTTTTCCCGTCCACCGTTCTCAACAATTTCTATTTCACGTTGATGGCGAGTCAACTCTTCTCTCTGTTGCTTCCCTCCGTCTTCCGTTTCCCGTGGTTCTTTAAAAGCTTTCCCCTGTTCCGGGCATCGGGGTCCCGGCGTCCCTTTCCGATGACTGATTCCTCCCTGAAAGGCCCCTGATTGAAGAAACCGTTTCATCACGCGCACTGCGCCGCTCTTGCCGCTGGCCGGCATGTTTCACATGGGCCAGATACGGCAGAAGGAACGGGGCGAAACGTTTCAGGGCAAAATAAAACAGGACGATGGCCGCAAACACCAGCAACGGAGTGAAAACGGCGAGAACAGGCTGGATTTTCATGACGGGAGGCAGGAAATCGTAAATGGGCCAGTGCAGCATGAACGTCAAAAAGCAGGCGGGAGCCAGCAACGCTATTTTCGCGGACAGGCCGGGCAGATGCTTTTCCATCCAGATGCCTGCATACATGATCATCATGACTCCCAGAAGCATGCCAATGGCCGTCTCTTTCCACAGGGGAATCATTCCGGCGGAATACAGCGCAATCAGCACAACGGGCATAAAAATGCTCACCCAGAAAAAAATGCCGAACTTCTTATTCAGCACCAGATGAATATCGTCAATCTTCCGGGAACTGAGCGCAACGCCCAACAGATAAAAAGCACAGGTTCCAATGGAAATCGTCTCCATGTGGTCCGGCGCCACGTTGAAGAAACAGAAAAAGAGGAGCACCGCAGGAAACAGCAGGATTTTGACGCGGACCAGAAGAGGCGTCAGCAACGTGAGAATGATAATGTCCCTCAGGAACCAGGAAGGGCCGATGGGAGGAACGGCATGGGAGTCATCCACGGAGAAAAGGTTGATGCCCGGAAGGAAGACGTCCCGAATGCCGATCAGATTCTCAAGGCGGAAGGAAGCTCCGTCATGAGGCAGAACAAAGAGCACGTACAGCACATTCCAGAACATGAATGGAATGAACAGCCATAAAGCCCGGTTGAACGCCTTGTTCCAGGTGATGTTCCTGCCCAGGAAGTACCCTGCCAACACCAGGAAAAAAGGAACCCTCCCCAGATAAAAGAGATGGAGGCTCACTGACTGGAGAAAGGGAGAGGACAGATGGACGTACATAATCAGGAGGGCGGCAATAACCCTTGATACGTCAATCCATAAGACACGTTTTGAGGGAGAAGGCGCAGACGTGTCGAGAATCGGAGGCTGGTTTTGAGCGTTATACATTTAAGCGGAAGAAAAAGTAATGCAGGCAGGAGCCAAAGTCAATTACTCGGAACCGTTTTGGGAAATGGGCGGCGCATTGGGGCAGCCCTGATTTTTTTTGCTCGAACCGGATGCGGAGCTTCGCTATATTATCTTCCGTTATGGCAACACCGGATTTTCATTATCAGGACCCTTTTCCCATGGAAAAGGACGACACTCAATACCGCCTCATCACGTCCGACTATGTGAGCGTGGGCGACTTTGAAGGACATCCCATGCTGAAAGTGGAACCGGAGGGCCTGCGCCTGCTGGCCGCGGAAGCCTTCCATGACGTGGCCTTTTTCCTGCGCCCCGCCCACCTGAAGCAGGTGGCCGCCATTCTGGACGATCCGGAAGCCAGCGCCAATGACAAAAGCGTGGCCCTGACGATGCTCCGCAACGCGGAAGTGGCGTCCGCCGGCATTCTGCCCTTCTGCCAGGACACGGGGACCGCTACCATCGTAGGAAAGAAGGGCCAGCAGGTCTGGACCGGCTGCGACGACTGCGAACAGCTTTCCCATGGCGTTTACGACGCCTATACCCAGAACAACCTGCGCTATTCCCAGACGGTGGCGCTGGATATGTACACGG
This region of Akkermansia muciniphila genomic DNA includes:
- a CDS encoding nickel-dependent hydrogenase large subunit, translating into MSNYTSADVPESSRVVIDPVTRIEGHLRVEMEAGDGVIKNAWTSTTQYRGIEVIACKRDPRDVWAFVERICGVCTGTHAIAALAAVEDALQYPVPVQARLMRDLVSGALGIQDHVIHFYQLQAMDWVDVMSALKADPAETAAIAKSLSDWPLSSASYFAGVQKKLKDSIAYGQYSIFTNGYWGHPAYKLPPEVNLLGVAHYLQALVWQRDMIKIHTILGGKNPHPNFLVGGMACAINMNNDQAINQFSLSYLKQLVQTCHDFIHKVYYPDIVAIAGFYKDYAHIGASNPNFFCTGAPSEINAGAPAGKGMIKPGVLLNGDYRNVLPFDQDKIREFVTSSWYKYSEGRDAGLAPYDGETNADYNGPRPPYKWLSDRPQYTWVKAPRYDGHAMAVGPNARMMIGYAQGVPAIVERVDAACDKLGLPRDNAFMNSTLGRVYGRALDALINVDMMVDQLQEMTDRIRNGETATFNPEKWEPETWPSSCKGVGWVEAPRGSLSHWVRIENGQTANYQAVVPSTWNSSGRDAEGQMGPYEYSLAHTGKHPLVDPSRPVEPLRTIHSYDPCQSCAVHLFDEEGEAILTRQDP
- a CDS encoding cytochrome b/b6 domain-containing protein; amino-acid sequence: MKTTLIDNDLTLAVEDAIPASPVYAPEEILALAVCASPNGSRDAGDLALLHAARERGITLPYAQRENSWEAPSRERPYSTAVLKAADKADAAPFMVARGNLKALENLCEVSSLEKERMNKAFKEHSPSGFEPVAVAVHRSGAPWRLLGVVPMHAMRDVRRLSMARANFRYFHVWDWPLRVLHWTWVLCIIGLSATGICIAEGWFLKMGDLHGAFQFGTLRFVHYALGWVLVVVMMLRFSCFFMASNKYQSFRALFPVSRQEWKDLYATAVDYLFARSYDGPRYIGHNPLQQWTYTGVYVLFTTMVVTGLALYALYEPRHWFYRWFMPLNDLIGIPYVRLVHLVGMWCFIIFAMIHVYLSILSGNVDRDGTISSMFSGGRWLRKGVKFRDE
- a CDS encoding HyaD/HybD family hydrogenase maturation endopeptidase codes for the protein MKPEPYTEELRGCPVKGNAYPVLVLGIGNPLMGDDGAGVELARRLQERDYGPLVHVEEGGTLGMTLLPLLEDADTLILLDAVRTGARPGTVVTRSREELPRHFSRVISPHQIGMKEVLGAAQLCGTLPRAITLVGVEALHTDFCRPMSAEVLEALPKALHTAEALIARALAEHQARKNAHA
- a CDS encoding hydrogenase maturation nickel metallochaperone HypA; translation: MHEVGIMEGALDMARRLMEKHGGSRLRRVHMTLGSLSGVVPEALQSAFLALKDSYAAQDAVLDVTWVEAVCRCDACRADFSFTEHGYICPGCGEPALAILRGRELELTRVEWE
- a CDS encoding DUF4870 domain-containing protein, with protein sequence MDEEQQIIQEPVQEPAPEKQSDKTQAILTAVSPLVSVFFGGSAGVNIIPPLICWLVWRDANPLVDKVGKNILNAQISWAIYTVAACLSCLILIGFVLAPVVVIAWIVFSIIAAVKAANGDYDYVPPFTIKFLK
- a CDS encoding beta-hexosaminidase, which translates into the protein MKNNLFLMIAVLAASPLMGQDAKQIADSLSIPPVKAGAKQLPMPSASGAQIKLLGADYEQLVNSKGKIAPVISDTPVNVSFKVTKDGKEAVSKDYEIMLQAPQAAQGNPKPRIIPEILQWKGGQGEYKLGNTVTVACPDKELGKLFAADMEDVLGKKVKLVAPGAKADISLSLVKGGNLGREGYRLQIARDGVRLGAAAPTGLFWGTRTLLQMLRQTPGSVPCGTAVDFPRYQLRGFMLDVARTPYPLSYLKDVIRTMAWYKMNDLHLVINNNYIFHEHYVDNGHDPFKESYAAFRLESNMKGKDGTPLTAKDLFYTKKEFADLVSYAKKYGVNIVPEFDTPGHALSFTRLRPDLIYKGPMNHEKRRCEMLDAANPETIDLVSKVFDEYLLKDPKLGRPVFADCGVVHVGADEFYGDKEDYRHFANAVLSHALKRGYTPRIWGSLSTKPGKTPVVSKGVQMNLWNTGWMRAWEAVNQGYDVINTNDGALYIVPFAGYYRMDRNHKGLYNNWIPNRIGNETLPSGHPQLLGGTFAVWNDETDIMHTGYAPYDIWGIISGSMDVLSQKLWGTAKAPDTFEQHRELVSSIGNAPRTNPLHKWKDNQPFTVKPSALPQKLGKPALGPNYRLTMELELTAAPEGKEQVLLSAPEGELLAVMKDGTVGFRRDDSLEFSFGAKLPVGRKVKVEIVGEPEKTSLLLDGELAGTAVLKNFSDKAKDFPDNFKHRPKVHRSTFILPLKELGSSFQGKVFHMNVQPL